A window from Primulina eburnea isolate SZY01 chromosome 2, ASM2296580v1, whole genome shotgun sequence encodes these proteins:
- the LOC140823745 gene encoding myb-related protein 308-like, giving the protein MGRSPCCEKAHTNKGAWTKEEDDRLIAYIRAHGEGCWRSLPKAAGLLRCGKSCRLRWINYLRPDLKRGNFTEDEDELIIKLHSLLGNKWSVIAGRLPGRTDNEIKNYWNTHIRRKLISRGIDPTTHRSINEPAAPPAQEIETISFNSAAKDYNMNMKENKSTTSTTTACGISSKVEEIIHVQEPVPDLNLELRISLPYQQDPFKTGGRRSSNSSSLCFDCSMGLQKTKECSCITSSIISGSSSSGRYDFLGLKTGVLDYRSLEMK; this is encoded by the exons ATGGGAAGGTCACCTTGCTGTGAGAAAGCTCACACAAACAAAGGGGCATGGACCAAAGAAGAAGATGATCGCCTTATTGCTTACATAAGGGCTCACGGCGAGGGCTGCTGGCGGTCACTGCCCAAAGCCGCCGGTCTCCTCCGCTGCGGAAAGAGCTGCCGCCTCCGGTGGATCAATTACTTGAGGCCTGATCTCAAGCGTGGCAACTTCACAGAAGATGAAGATGAACTCATCATCAAACTCCATAGCCTTCTTGGTAACAA ATGGTCTGTTATTGCCGGAAGATTACCGGGGAGAACGGATAACGAGATAAAGAATTATTGGAACACCCATATAAGAAGAAAACTCATAAGCCGAGGGATTGATCCCACAACCCACAGATCAATCAACGAACCCGCTGCACCTCCAGCGCAAGAAATCGAAACCATTTCTTTCAATTCTGCCGCAAAAGATTACAATATGAATATGAAAGAAAATAAAAGCACAACCAGCACTACTACTGCATGTGGGATTTCGAGTAAAGTAGAAGAAATTATCCATGTGCAAGAACCTGTTCCGGATTTGAATCTGGAGCTCCGAATCAGCCTCCCATATCAGCAAGACCCCTTCAAGACAGGAGGAAGACGAAGCAGCAACAGTAGTTCCCTGTGCTTTGATTGCAGCATGGGGTTGCAGAAGACTAAAGAGTGCAGTTGTATTACTAGCAGTATAattagtggcagtagcagttcTGGGAGGTACGACTTTCTTGGGTTGAAGACCGGAGTTCTGGATTACAGAAGCttggaaatgaaatga